The following proteins are encoded in a genomic region of Micromonospora olivasterospora:
- a CDS encoding serine/threonine-protein kinase: protein MLTQGVLLGGRYLLTERVATGGMGAVWRCTDTLLDRVVAVKVLLPSLTADPEFTTRFHAEARMMAALRHPGIVAVHDFGQSTLDDGSQVSYLVMEYVDGEPLVTWMRRAGRLDPASTMSVVAQAAGALHVAHTAGIVHRDVKPGNLMVQRDGTVVLVDFGIARSRGAASITAAHTVLGTASYMSPEQATGQPVSAATDVYALGAVAYYCLAGRPPFDGTNPLQVAMRHAQDEPAPLPPGTPPPVVELIARAMAKRPADRYASAAELADAALEARDATMATFPVSARPPWAVPGPAPSAPSTPPGVPTPPPVVPTPPTGVPTPPPVGPARPMPPEAQVTPPTPAGPPPVPPAVPVPAPRPGGPAPYLPGVSSGPGPDGGLPATLETETAGSRRRRRLALAGVAAAVAAVLVAVVAATALWWAPGQAAQEPPAALDGGSAPAVAGPGDAGTIRSVRPAPTGVAASATPSGSARPGTTARPTRPADDAAAPSGAASASPRPGTTTTAPPKPNPYTAARVCGSGYAVIDSATLTGSDGVRRGRVFLLYKAATGENCVVTLKDTGVGVKSAVSAYLEVQGKARVTDGGSFAYYAGPVRAAAARACVRWGGSVGGAGYGSPYEHCG from the coding sequence GTGCTGACTCAAGGAGTGCTGCTCGGCGGCCGGTACCTGCTCACCGAACGCGTCGCGACCGGCGGCATGGGCGCCGTGTGGCGGTGCACGGACACCCTGCTGGACCGGGTGGTGGCCGTGAAGGTGCTGCTGCCGTCGCTGACCGCCGATCCGGAGTTCACCACGCGGTTCCACGCCGAGGCCAGGATGATGGCCGCCCTGCGCCACCCCGGCATCGTCGCCGTGCACGACTTCGGGCAGTCCACCCTCGACGACGGCAGCCAGGTCAGCTACCTGGTGATGGAGTACGTCGACGGCGAGCCGCTGGTGACCTGGATGCGCCGGGCGGGGCGGCTGGACCCGGCGTCCACGATGTCGGTGGTGGCCCAGGCGGCGGGGGCGCTGCACGTCGCCCACACGGCGGGGATCGTGCACCGCGACGTCAAGCCGGGCAACCTGATGGTGCAGCGGGACGGCACGGTGGTGCTGGTCGACTTCGGCATCGCCCGGTCCCGCGGCGCGGCCAGCATCACCGCCGCGCACACCGTGCTCGGCACCGCCTCGTACATGTCCCCCGAGCAGGCCACGGGCCAGCCGGTGTCGGCGGCCACCGACGTCTACGCCCTCGGCGCGGTGGCCTACTACTGCCTCGCCGGCCGGCCCCCGTTCGACGGGACCAACCCGTTGCAGGTGGCCATGCGGCACGCCCAGGACGAGCCGGCGCCGCTGCCGCCGGGCACCCCGCCGCCGGTGGTGGAGCTGATCGCCCGGGCGATGGCGAAGCGCCCCGCCGACCGGTACGCCAGCGCGGCGGAGCTGGCCGACGCGGCCCTGGAGGCGCGCGACGCCACGATGGCCACCTTTCCGGTCTCGGCCCGCCCGCCGTGGGCGGTGCCGGGCCCGGCACCGAGCGCCCCATCCACACCTCCCGGCGTCCCGACCCCGCCTCCCGTCGTCCCGACCCCGCCCACCGGCGTCCCGACCCCGCCTCCCGTCGGCCCGGCCCGGCCGATGCCCCCGGAAGCCCAGGTCACCCCGCCCACGCCGGCCGGCCCACCGCCGGTCCCGCCGGCCGTACCCGTACCCGCCCCCCGGCCCGGCGGCCCCGCGCCGTACCTGCCGGGGGTCTCGTCCGGGCCCGGCCCGGACGGTGGCCTGCCGGCCACCCTGGAGACCGAGACCGCCGGTTCCCGGCGGCGTCGCCGTCTCGCGCTGGCCGGCGTCGCCGCCGCGGTGGCCGCGGTGCTGGTGGCCGTCGTCGCCGCGACGGCGCTCTGGTGGGCCCCGGGACAGGCCGCGCAGGAGCCGCCGGCCGCGCTGGACGGGGGTTCGGCACCGGCCGTGGCCGGGCCCGGTGACGCCGGCACGATCCGCTCGGTCCGGCCCGCCCCCACCGGCGTCGCCGCCTCGGCGACGCCGTCCGGGTCCGCCCGCCCCGGCACCACCGCCCGGCCGACCCGCCCCGCCGACGACGCGGCCGCGCCCTCCGGCGCCGCGAGCGCCAGCCCCCGCCCGGGTACGACCACCACCGCCCCGCCGAAGCCGAACCCGTACACGGCGGCGCGGGTCTGCGGCAGCGGGTACGCCGTGATCGACTCGGCGACGCTGACCGGTTCCGACGGTGTCCGGCGCGGGCGGGTGTTCCTGCTGTACAAGGCCGCGACGGGAGAGAACTGCGTGGTGACGCTCAAGGACACCGGGGTGGGCGTGAAATCGGCCGTGTCCGCGTACCTGGAGGTGCAGGGGAAGGCCCGGGTCACCGACGGCGGCTCCTTCGCGTACTACGCCGGGCCGGTGCGGGCGGCCGCGGCCCGGGCCTGCGTCAGGTGGGGCGGCTCGGTCGGCGGGGCCGGCTACGGCAGCCCGTACGAGCACTGCGGCTGA